A region of Fibrobacter succinogenes subsp. succinogenes S85 DNA encodes the following proteins:
- the murI gene encoding glutamate racemase has product MIGVFDSGFGGLTILQKLRHTLPQYDYLYLGDNARAPYGSRSFETIYRYTLQSVRELFHRGCPLVILACNTASAKALRSIQQQVLPVEFPDRRVLGIVRPTAEEIGNFSKTGHIGIFATAGTVSSNSYVLEISHFFPNLKVTQHACPMWVPLVEYGERGTEGARFFVKKDVDQLLAADPEIDTVLLACTHYPLLEDEIRAALPPHVRLVVQGDIVADKTLDYLKRHVDMENRLSKGGSVHYLTTDTAEFFKKGAFRFGMENISAESLTF; this is encoded by the coding sequence ATGATCGGCGTCTTTGATTCTGGATTTGGCGGGCTCACGATTTTGCAGAAGCTTCGCCACACGCTCCCGCAGTACGATTACCTGTATCTGGGGGATAATGCCCGTGCGCCGTATGGCTCCCGCAGTTTCGAGACGATTTACCGCTATACGCTCCAGTCCGTGCGCGAACTTTTCCACCGCGGATGTCCGCTGGTGATTCTCGCGTGCAACACGGCATCGGCAAAGGCGCTCCGCAGCATCCAGCAACAGGTGCTCCCGGTCGAATTCCCGGACCGTCGCGTTTTGGGCATTGTCCGCCCGACCGCCGAAGAGATTGGGAACTTCTCGAAAACGGGGCATATTGGCATTTTTGCTACCGCAGGGACGGTCTCTTCGAACAGCTACGTTCTTGAAATCAGCCATTTTTTCCCGAACTTGAAGGTGACGCAGCACGCCTGCCCGATGTGGGTGCCGCTTGTGGAATACGGTGAACGCGGGACCGAGGGCGCCCGATTCTTCGTGAAAAAGGACGTGGACCAGCTGCTCGCGGCTGACCCTGAAATCGATACAGTTTTACTGGCCTGCACACATTACCCACTCCTCGAGGATGAAATTCGGGCCGCACTTCCACCGCATGTCCGCTTGGTGGTCCAGGGCGATATCGTCGCCGACAAGACTTTGGACTACCTCAAGCGCCATGTGGACATGGAAAATCGGCTTTCAAAGGGCGGTTCAGTGCATTATTTGACGACCGATACCGCAGAATTCTTCAAAAAAGGCGCTTTTCGCTTTGGAATGGAAAATATTTCGGCGGAGTCGTTGACTTTTTAA